A single region of the Sorghum bicolor cultivar BTx623 chromosome 7, Sorghum_bicolor_NCBIv3, whole genome shotgun sequence genome encodes:
- the LOC110437299 gene encoding uncharacterized protein LOC110437299: protein MPDVNKKGSLMCNFCGGVYHAGITRIKYHLGNIPKTGVAKCRKVPADVKNEIIELLTKKMDMKQRKGKEKEEDRGVVDLSHSEGDEQSDAEGNSVIVLKKVTSKGASSGPMDKFCKLTPEEVVAARKGNNVLAEKVQSKLSTEKREEKRDRACEYICQFFYEASIPHNVVTLPSFDLMLEAIGDFGRNLRGPTPYEMSGKFLQKRKRKVQDLLKSHKESWEIHGCSVMIDAWTDKRGRGVMNLVVHSAYGVCFLDSVDYSYVKKDGRYIFELVDKCIEEIGVQNVVQVVTENARPNEATTSLLKAKHPSIF from the coding sequence atgCCAGATGTGAACAAGAAAGGATCTCTCATGTGCAACTTCTGTGGTGGTGTTTACCATGCTGGAATAACTAGAATCAAGTACCACCTTGGTAACATTCCTAAAACTGGTGTTGCAAAATGTAGAAAAGTTCCAGCAGATGTGAAAAATGAAATTATTGAATTGTTGACCAAGAAGATGGATATGAAGCAAAGGAAGGGTAAGGAGAAAGAAGAGGATAGAGGTGTAGTTGATTTGAGCCATTCTGAAGGAGATGAACAAAGTGATGCAGAAGGCAATTCAGTTATTGTGTTGAAGAAGGTGACTAGCAAAGGTGCTTCTTCAGGTCCTATGGATAAGTTCTGTAAACTAACACCAGAAGAAGTAGTTGCTGCAAGAAAGGGGAACAATGTTCTTGCTGAAAAGGTTCAATCCAAGTTGTCAACTGAAAAAAGGGAAGAGAAGAGGGACAGAGCTTGTGAGTACATCTGTCAGTTTTTTTATGAGGCTAGCATCCCACACAACGTTGTTACACTTCCAAGTTTTGATCTCATGCTTGAGGCTATTGGAGACTTTGGCAGGAACTTGAGAGGGCCAACTCCATATGAGATGAGTGGGAAATTCTTGCAGAAAAGGAAGAGGAAAGTGCAAGACTTACTGAAGTCTCACAAAGAGTCTTGGGAGATACATGGATGCTCAGTTATGATAGATGCTTGGACAGATAAGAGGGGTAGAGGTGTGATGAACTTGGTTGTTCACAGTGCATATGGTGTTTGTTTTCTTGATTCAGTGGATTACTCATATGTGAAGAAAGATGGCAGATACAtttttgagctggttgataaatGTATTGAGGAAATTGGGGTGCAAAATGTAGTTCAAGTTGTGACTGAGAATGCAAGACCAAATGAGGCAACAACTAGTTTGTTGAAAGCAAAGCACCCCTCCATTTTCTAG
- the LOC8079539 gene encoding uncharacterized protein LOC8079539, with amino-acid sequence MPSPIAACFRCAAAPSSGAAGPSLATSVYETHLGLVALSWSRTSLGLSLRAVLRLSPLPTPGNSSSASGAGYLEDDADEEETLAFRVRPWLLWRRRGSRRFRAGDRLVDLAWDLSRARFPGSGSPEPSSGFFVAVVVDGEMVLAAGDLPDAAYRRTRARRPSGPRPVLLSRREHVSLRDAGAGRGRSHTTWVNVQGKEREISVDLVARGRARDKDKDRDRSAASSREKEKDRADVGMSVSVDGERVLHVRRLRWKFRGSERVDLGGGDGVQVSWDLHNWLFPPREPPPADASTHAHAHAVLVFRFDLASGGEEREADLGKDPSSPDKAATARRNTGVWGGGYLARWGQRDWSETGSNGERRKGRGRRLAKESSSSSASVASSTASWASGSTVMDWASPEEAEMQRGNGFSLLIYAWKS; translated from the coding sequence ATGCCCAGCCCGATCGCCGCCTGCTTCCGCTGCGCCGCGGCGCCGTCCTCGGGCGCGGCGGGGCCCAGCCTGGCGACCTCCGTCTACGAAACCCACCTCGGGCTCGTTGCGCTCTCCTGGTCCCGCACCTCGCTCGGCCTCTCCCTCCGCGCCGTGCTCCGCCTGTCGCCCCTGCCCACGCCCGGCAACTCCTCCTCGGCGTCCGGAGCGGGCTACCTCGAAGACGACGCGGACGAGGAGGAGACGCTCGCCTTCCGCGTCCGCCCGTGGCTCCTCTGGCGCCGGCGCGGGTCCAGGCGGTTCCGCGCCGGCGACCGCCTCGTCGACCTGGCATGGGACCTCTCGCGCGCGCGCTTCCCGGGCTCCGGGTCCCCCGAGCCCTCGTCGGGCTtcttcgtcgccgtcgtcgtcgacggCGAGATGGTCCTCGCGGCTGGGGACCTGCCCGATGCGGCCTACCGGAGGACCCGGGCCCGGCGCCCGTCCGGCCCGCGTCCGGTCCTCCTCTCACGGCGGGAGCACGTCTCGCTACGCGACGCGGGCGCCGGCCGAGGCCGCAGCCACACCACCTGGGTGAACGTCCAGGGCAAGGAGCGGGAGATCTCCGTGGATCTCGTGGCCCGCGGCCGTGCCAGGGACAAGGACAAGGACAGGGACAGGTCCGCCGCCAGCAGcagggagaaggagaaggaccGGGCTGACGTCGGCATGTCGGTCTCCGTCGACGGCGAGCGGGTGCTCCACGTGCGGCGCTTGCGCTGGAAGTTCCGCGGCAGCGAGCGGGTCGacctcggcggcggcgacggcgtccAGGTCTCCTGGGACCTCCACAACTGGCTCTTCCCCCCGCGCGAGCCGCCCCCCGCGGACGCCTCCACGCACGCTCACGCCCACGCGGTGCTCGTCTTCCGCTTCGATCTCGCCAGCGGCGGCGAGGAGCGCGAGGCGGATTTGGGGAAGGATCCCTCCTCCCCCGACAAGGCCGCGACCGCGAGGAGGAACACGGGCGTCTGGGGAGGCGGCTACCTCGCGCGGTGGGGGCAACGGGACTGGAGCGAGACGGGCAGCAACGGCGAGAGGAGGAAGGGCAGGGGGCGCAGGCTGGCCAAGGAgagctcgtcgtcgtcggcgtccGTGGCATCCTCGACGGCGTCGTGGGCCAGTGGCTCCACGGTGATGGACTGGGCCAGCCCCGAGGAGGCCGAGATGCAGCGCGGCAACGGCTTCTCGCTGCTCATCTACGCCTGGAAGAGCTAA